The Euphorbia lathyris chromosome 8, ddEupLath1.1, whole genome shotgun sequence genome has a window encoding:
- the LOC136204157 gene encoding zinc finger protein SHOOT GRAVITROPISM 5-like: protein MLANSNNSPSSFPEQFSCLDNGANKRKRRPAGTPDPDAEVVSLSPKTLLESDRYVCEICNQGFQRDQNLQMHRRRHKVPWKLLKRETPVVRKRVFVCPEPSCLHHDPCHALGDLVGIKKHFRRKHSNHKQWVCDKCSKGYAVQSDYKAHLKTCGTRGHSCDCGRVFSRVESFIEHQDTCNLGRISTILPEQTQSLQAACLSRTASSTPSPSAETNFSTAPWQQQHQSLVISRARNDAMFMKQKDYNLDLQLSTSSNPHELSISPKTDDNHNNNHNHSTQLQLSIGSSDFARRKSDANDAPKLSPRGSDSTNNAKEEAREHIRVAMAEKIYAEEARQRAKRQIELAEQEFANAKRIRQQAHAELDKAQALREHAMKQINSTILQITCHACKQQFQATSSRIPPPPPDENSLVMSYISSAVTEGEVENNHHHH from the exons ATGTTAGCTAATAGTAACAACTCCCCTTCTTCATTCCCTGAGCAATTTTCTTGCTTAGATAATGGTGCCaacaagagaaaaagaagacCCGCCGGCACTCCGG ATCCAGATGCGGAGGTGGTTTCGTTGTCACCGAAGACACTATTGGAATCGGATCGTTATGTGTGTGAGATCTGTAACCAAGGTTTTCAGAGAGATCAGAATTTGCAGATGCACCGGCGCCGGCATAAGGTGCCGTGGAAGTTGTTAAAGAGAGAGACACCGGTGGTGAGGAAAAGAGTGTTTGTTTGCCCGGAACCGAGCTGTTTACACCATGATCCTTGTCATGCTCTTGGTGATTTAGTTGGGATTAAGAAGCATTTTAGAAGAAAACATAGTAATCATAAACAATGGGTTTGTGATAAATGTTCTAAAGGTTATGCTGTTCAATCTGATTATAAAGCTCATCTCAAAACTTGCGGTACTCGTGGCCATTCCTGTGATTGCGGCCGAGTTTTCTCTAG AGTTGAGAGTTTTATCGAGCATCAAGACACGTGTAATCTCGGGAGAATTTCTACTATACTCCCAGAGCAAACGCAGTCGCTTCAGGCTGCATGTTTGTCAAGAACAGCTTCAAGTACTCCAAGCCCTTCAGCCGAAACAAATTTCAGCACAGCTCCATGGCAGCAGCAGCATCAAAGTTTGGTAATTTCAAGGGCAAGAAATGATGCAATGTTCATGAAACAAAAAGATTACAACTTAGACCTCCAGCTTTCAACCTCTTCAAACCCTCATGAACTCTCAATCTCTCCCAAAACAGATgataatcataataataatcataatcaTTCAACTCAGCTCCAACTCTCAATCGGATCGAGCGATTTCGCCAGACGAAAAAGCGACGCGAATGATGCACCGAAACTCTCACCGAGGGGGAGTGATAGTACTAATAACGCTAAAGAAGAAGCGCGTGAGCATATAAGAGTAGCAATGGCGGAGAAAATCTACGCGGAAGAGGCGAGACAACGCGCAAAACGACAGATTGAATTGGCTGAACAAGAGTTTGCTAATGCTAAGAGAATTAGACAACAAGCTCATGCTGAGTTGGATAAAGCTCAAGCTTTAAGAGAACATGCAATGAAGCAAATCAATTCAACTATTCTACAAATCACTTGCCATGCCTGTAAACAGCAATTTCAAGCAACAAGTAgtagaattcctcctcctcctcctgatgAAAACTCCTTGGTCATGAGCTACATTTCATCAGCTGTAACAGAAGGTGAAGTTGAgaataatcatcatcatcattaa